The Campylobacter sp. RM10537 genome has a segment encoding these proteins:
- a CDS encoding methyl-accepting chemotaxis protein, which produces MFKSLSIGTKLVLCTAISIIIGLAVMIFFISFQVISNMENQAEESLTIASKRYVNYMEAALNEPLMLSNTTDSAIQDIIKDDGQINSNIIENLIKDTLDGSIHTTYAFLYLKDPSIIIGSDKEKFINEDGSLSMVFHDTTPGISGGIKITHLKNAFDQISLLSKTEKQNDINNPKIEFGIPKRLNYGNGEFIGINFGMPLFNKNGKYIGALGFTLEFSEMSKTLLDPSLNFHDGDQRLLLTDNGEFVIHDHPQALLQKINDYNHSPSVRPILEAIKNHKDLLMDDFLTSTGFMSYASVVSFSTLNNSSHWSILVTTPRSSVLAPVYKLQFSIIIIAIIFLVVVLGVIYICVRKLVSNRISSTLHYLQNFFHFLNHETKDIETIKIDSYDEFGQISKAINENILITKQGLEQDNQAVKESVSTVQVVEKGDLTARITANPRNPQLVELKNVLNKLLDVLQEKVGSDMNAIHKIFEEYKSLDFRNKLENARGSVEVTTNALGEEIIKMLKQSSDFANHLASESSKLQNAVQNLTSSSNSQAASLEETAAALEEITSSMQNVSVKTSDVITQSEEIKNVTSIIGDIADQINLLALNAAIEAARAGEHGRGFAVVADEVRKLAERTQKSLSEIEANTNLLVQSINDMAESIKEQTAGITQINESVAAIDQTTKDNVEIANESAIISNTVSDIANNILEDVKKKRF; this is translated from the coding sequence ATGTTTAAATCTTTAAGTATTGGCACGAAATTAGTTTTATGTACTGCTATAAGTATTATAATAGGTTTAGCGGTAATGATTTTTTTTATTTCTTTCCAAGTTATCTCAAATATGGAAAATCAAGCAGAAGAATCTCTAACAATAGCTTCAAAAAGATACGTCAACTATATGGAAGCTGCGCTTAATGAACCTTTAATGCTATCTAACACAACTGATTCAGCTATTCAAGATATCATAAAAGATGATGGACAAATTAATTCAAATATTATAGAAAATTTAATCAAAGATACTTTAGATGGAAGTATTCATACTACATATGCCTTTTTATATTTAAAAGATCCTTCAATAATAATTGGAAGTGATAAAGAAAAATTTATAAATGAAGATGGCTCTTTGTCTATGGTATTTCATGATACAACTCCAGGAATTTCTGGAGGGATAAAAATAACACATTTAAAAAACGCATTTGACCAAATTTCTCTCTTATCAAAAACAGAAAAACAAAATGATATAAACAATCCAAAAATTGAATTTGGAATACCAAAAAGATTAAATTATGGAAATGGCGAATTTATAGGTATTAATTTTGGAATGCCTTTATTTAATAAAAATGGAAAATATATAGGGGCTTTAGGTTTTACTTTAGAATTTTCAGAAATGTCTAAGACTTTATTAGATCCTTCTTTAAATTTTCATGACGGTGATCAAAGATTGCTTTTAACAGATAATGGAGAATTTGTGATACATGATCATCCTCAAGCCCTATTGCAAAAAATTAATGACTACAATCATTCTCCTTCAGTTAGACCTATTTTAGAAGCTATTAAAAATCATAAAGATTTGCTCATGGATGATTTTTTAACCTCTACTGGGTTTATGTCTTATGCTTCAGTAGTATCATTTAGTACTCTTAATAATTCAAGCCATTGGAGTATTTTAGTTACAACTCCTCGCTCATCTGTTTTAGCTCCTGTATATAAATTACAATTTTCAATCATTATTATTGCTATTATCTTTTTGGTAGTAGTTTTAGGCGTTATCTATATCTGCGTTAGAAAATTAGTAAGCAATAGGATTAGCTCTACCTTGCATTACTTGCAAAATTTCTTCCATTTCTTAAATCACGAAACTAAAGATATTGAAACTATAAAAATTGATAGTTATGATGAGTTTGGTCAAATCTCAAAAGCCATTAATGAAAACATCCTTATTACTAAACAAGGTTTAGAACAAGATAATCAAGCTGTAAAAGAATCAGTCTCTACAGTTCAAGTTGTAGAAAAAGGAGATTTAACAGCAAGAATTACTGCAAATCCAAGAAATCCTCAACTTGTAGAACTTAAAAATGTTTTAAATAAACTCTTAGATGTCTTACAAGAAAAAGTAGGTTCTGATATGAATGCTATTCATAAAATCTTTGAAGAATATAAGAGCTTAGATTTTAGAAATAAATTAGAAAATGCTAGAGGTAGTGTTGAAGTTACTACTAATGCTTTAGGTGAAGAAATCATTAAAATGTTAAAACAAAGTTCTGATTTTGCTAATCACTTAGCAAGTGAAAGTTCTAAATTACAAAATGCTGTTCAAAACCTAACTAGCTCTTCTAATTCTCAAGCAGCTTCTTTAGAAGAAACTGCTGCTGCTTTAGAAGAAATTACTTCTTCTATGCAAAATGTTTCTGTTAAAACCTCTGATGTAATCACTCAATCAGAAGAGATTAAAAATGTTACAAGTATTATTGGAGATATTGCAGATCAAATCAATCTTTTAGCATTAAATGCTGCTATAGAAGCAGCACGTGCAGGAGAACATGGACGAGGCTTTGCTGTTGTGGCTGATGAAGTTAGAAAACTAGCAGAAAGAACTCAAAAATCATTGAGTGAAATAGAAGCTAATACTAACTTACTTGTTCAATCTATTAATGATATGGCAGAATCTATTAAAGAACAAACTGCAGGTATTACTCAAATCAATGAAAGTGTAGCTGCTATTGATCAAACCACTAAAGATAATGTTGAAATTGCTAATGAGAGTGCAATCATTTCTAATACTGTTAGTGATATAGCTAATAATATATTAGAAGATGTTAAGAAGAAAAGATTTTAA